A single region of the Streptomyces sp. NBC_00425 genome encodes:
- a CDS encoding zinc-binding dehydrogenase translates to MLNALSRRIRKKAASLGVRYQFFFMRADGARLGTLGALYDDGVLRPVVDRIFPFDRMLEAMAYVEQGRTGAGKVVVSMMPRPSST, encoded by the coding sequence TTGCTGAACGCGCTGAGTCGCAGGATCCGCAAGAAGGCGGCGTCGCTGGGTGTGCGTTACCAGTTCTTCTTCATGCGGGCCGACGGCGCCCGGCTGGGCACGCTCGGAGCCCTCTACGACGACGGGGTGCTCCGCCCGGTCGTCGACCGGATCTTCCCGTTCGACCGGATGCTGGAGGCGATGGCGTACGTCGAGCAGGGCCGCACCGGCGCCGGCAAGGTCGTGGTGTCGATGATGCCGAGGCCTTCCTCGACGTGA
- a CDS encoding family 2B encapsulin nanocompartment shell protein: protein MSVDSVPETHTTPAAAQQSLSTAAARNLATTTKSAPQMQEITSRWLLRMLPWVEAKGGAYRVNRRLRHTLGDGRIEFVQEGATVRVIPRELGELALLRGFEDADVLTVLADRCTQRDFTAGEVLVERGDPADRIHLIAHGRLIQTSEGPYGGENSLAVLADGDHFGENALSDSDARHDCTVTAQTSGTLLTLSHADFTAVQNRAPHLRAHVDRFSSRARQRQNKHGEAEIALSAGHVGEAELPGTFVDYEPKPREYELSVAQTVLRVHTRVADLYNGPMNQSEEQLRLTIEALRERQEHELINNREFGLLHNVDFKQRIQPRSGPPTPDDMDDLLCRRRGTKLFLAHPRTIAAIGRGFNACGLYPDHVDLGGQSVPAWRGVPILPCNKIPVSKEQTSTIIAMRTGEQNQGVIGLRQTGLLDEYEPGLSVRFMGINEQAIISYLVSTYYSAAVLLPDALGVMENVQIAPRPR, encoded by the coding sequence ATGTCCGTCGACAGCGTCCCGGAAACCCACACCACACCCGCCGCGGCGCAGCAGTCCCTGAGTACCGCCGCCGCCCGCAACCTCGCCACCACCACCAAGTCCGCCCCGCAGATGCAGGAGATCACCTCCCGCTGGCTGCTGCGGATGCTGCCCTGGGTCGAGGCCAAAGGCGGCGCCTACCGGGTCAACCGGCGGTTGCGCCACACCCTCGGCGACGGGCGCATCGAGTTCGTCCAGGAGGGCGCCACGGTCCGGGTGATCCCCCGGGAGCTCGGCGAACTGGCCCTTCTGCGCGGATTCGAGGACGCGGACGTTCTCACCGTCCTCGCCGACCGCTGCACGCAACGCGATTTCACGGCGGGCGAGGTCCTCGTCGAGCGCGGCGACCCCGCGGACCGGATCCACCTGATCGCCCACGGCCGGCTCATCCAGACCTCCGAGGGCCCGTACGGAGGAGAGAACTCCCTCGCGGTGCTCGCGGACGGCGACCACTTCGGCGAGAACGCCCTGTCGGACTCCGACGCCCGTCACGACTGCACGGTCACCGCCCAGACCTCCGGCACCCTCCTCACCCTCTCGCACGCCGACTTCACCGCCGTCCAGAACCGCGCACCCCACCTACGGGCCCACGTCGACCGGTTCAGCTCCCGCGCGCGGCAGCGGCAGAACAAACACGGCGAGGCGGAGATCGCCCTGTCGGCCGGTCACGTCGGCGAGGCCGAACTGCCTGGCACCTTCGTCGACTACGAGCCGAAGCCTCGCGAGTACGAGCTCTCCGTCGCGCAGACCGTGCTGCGGGTCCACACCCGGGTAGCCGACCTCTACAACGGTCCGATGAACCAGAGTGAGGAGCAACTGCGGCTCACCATCGAGGCGTTGCGGGAACGTCAGGAACACGAGCTGATCAACAACCGCGAGTTCGGGCTGCTGCACAACGTCGACTTCAAGCAGCGCATCCAACCCCGCTCCGGGCCGCCGACCCCTGACGACATGGACGATCTGCTCTGCCGCCGGCGCGGCACCAAACTGTTCCTCGCCCATCCCAGGACGATCGCCGCCATCGGACGTGGCTTCAACGCCTGCGGTCTCTACCCCGACCACGTCGACCTCGGCGGGCAATCCGTCCCCGCCTGGCGCGGAGTCCCCATCCTGCCCTGCAACAAGATCCCGGTCAGCAAGGAGCAGACCAGCACCATCATCGCGATGCGCACCGGCGAGCAGAACCAGGGCGTCATCGGTCTGCGGCAGACAGGGCTGCTGGACGAGTACGAACCGGGGCTCTCCGTGCGGTTCATGGGCATCAACGAGCAGGCGATCATCTCGTACCTCGTCAGTACCTACTACTCCGCCGCGGTGCTCCTGCCCGACGCCCTCGGGGTGATGGAGAACGTGCAGATCGCCCCCAGGCCGCGCTGA
- a CDS encoding LysR family transcriptional regulator encodes MLDVRRLLVLRAVVTSGTVTAAAAHLGYTPSAVSQQVAALEKQAGTALLERVGRGVRPTAAGLLLTEHAALISAAVAQAETALADLRAGRTGRLSVRYFATAGSTLVAPALAALRAEHPGVRVDLRLTDPQDPFQEVAEGRADLAVVVQSRDRAGDGFRLVHLLDDPYAAVLPHGHPLAGNEVVDLHELAGEQWVGSEPPGPCLEPVIDSCAAAGFSPDFVIQSEDYATAQGFVAAGLGVALMPRLGLRNQHPGVVVRQVRNPEPVRVISAAVREIALEQPALHGLLDALRDAAVAAADAQDAHGSAGNS; translated from the coding sequence ATGCTTGATGTGAGGCGACTGCTGGTCCTGCGCGCGGTGGTCACCAGTGGCACGGTCACCGCCGCCGCGGCACACCTCGGCTACACCCCGTCCGCCGTCAGTCAGCAGGTGGCGGCGCTGGAGAAGCAGGCCGGTACGGCGCTGCTGGAGCGGGTCGGCCGCGGGGTGCGCCCCACGGCGGCCGGGTTGCTGCTCACCGAGCACGCGGCGTTGATCAGTGCGGCGGTCGCCCAGGCGGAGACCGCGCTCGCCGACCTCCGCGCGGGACGCACCGGCCGGCTGTCGGTCCGATACTTCGCCACGGCGGGCTCGACACTGGTGGCGCCCGCCCTGGCCGCGCTGCGCGCCGAGCACCCCGGTGTCCGTGTCGACCTCCGGCTGACCGACCCGCAGGACCCGTTCCAGGAAGTGGCGGAGGGCCGGGCCGATCTGGCGGTGGTGGTGCAGTCGCGGGACCGCGCCGGCGACGGCTTCCGGCTCGTCCACCTCCTCGACGATCCGTACGCGGCCGTACTGCCCCACGGCCACCCGCTTGCGGGCAACGAAGTCGTCGACCTGCACGAGCTGGCCGGAGAGCAGTGGGTCGGCAGCGAGCCCCCCGGTCCCTGCCTCGAACCGGTCATCGACTCCTGCGCGGCGGCCGGCTTCAGCCCCGACTTCGTCATCCAGAGCGAGGACTACGCCACCGCGCAGGGCTTCGTCGCGGCAGGTCTCGGCGTCGCCCTGATGCCGCGGCTCGGGCTGCGCAACCAGCACCCCGGCGTCGTCGTACGCCAGGTCCGCAACCCTGAGCCGGTCCGGGTGATCTCGGCGGCCGTCCGGGAGATCGCCCTCGAACAGCCCGCCCTGCATGGCCTGTTGGACGCACTGCGCGACGCAGCCGTCGCCGCCGCCGACGCGCAGGACGCGCACGGGTCCGCCGGGAACAGCTGA
- a CDS encoding DMT family transporter, whose protein sequence is MNDGSGARSLWGGLRVAVLALLWGSTFLWTELALRGLSPFQVTFTRCALGALVLVVACRASGHRLPKGAAVWRHLVIAAFFCNALPFALFSLGQQSVDSGLAGALNATTPLWSIALGLALGSERGLRPVRLAGLLLGFTGTIVIFAPWQTAAADGWGALAILGAAASYAVAFTYMGRTLVRRGTPTISLSAAQLVAASGLSTLAVPIGGLQSIDPGPTVLVAAVVLSVCCTAITFHLTYRIINDEGATNAAVVGYLLPVVSVLLGAVVLGEDPSVRVVLGMVVVLAGVGMTRRQGTAATAQEATAHEVTAQEAAAPRPDPEDHPTDAQRPLSVNRR, encoded by the coding sequence ATGAACGACGGCAGTGGGGCGAGGAGTCTGTGGGGCGGATTGCGGGTGGCCGTGCTCGCCCTGCTCTGGGGCTCGACCTTCCTCTGGACCGAGCTGGCGCTGCGCGGGCTCTCCCCGTTCCAGGTCACGTTCACGCGCTGCGCCCTCGGCGCGCTCGTCCTCGTCGTCGCCTGCCGCGCATCGGGGCACCGGCTGCCGAAGGGAGCCGCCGTCTGGCGGCACCTCGTCATCGCGGCCTTCTTCTGCAACGCCCTGCCGTTCGCCCTGTTCAGCCTGGGCCAGCAGAGCGTGGACTCCGGGCTTGCGGGCGCCCTGAACGCGACGACCCCGCTCTGGTCGATCGCCCTCGGTCTGGCCCTCGGCTCCGAGCGCGGGCTGCGGCCCGTCCGGCTGGCGGGTCTCCTGCTCGGCTTCACCGGCACGATCGTCATCTTCGCCCCCTGGCAGACGGCCGCGGCCGACGGCTGGGGCGCCCTCGCCATCCTGGGCGCGGCCGCGAGCTACGCCGTGGCGTTCACGTACATGGGCCGCACCCTGGTCCGCAGGGGAACCCCCACGATCTCGCTGTCCGCCGCCCAGCTCGTCGCCGCGAGCGGACTGAGCACTCTCGCGGTGCCCATCGGCGGTCTGCAGTCCATCGATCCCGGCCCGACGGTTCTGGTCGCGGCCGTCGTCCTCAGCGTCTGTTGCACGGCCATCACCTTCCACCTCACCTACCGGATCATCAACGACGAGGGTGCGACCAACGCCGCGGTCGTCGGATATCTGCTGCCGGTCGTGTCCGTGCTGCTGGGCGCGGTCGTCCTGGGCGAGGACCCGAGCGTACGGGTGGTGCTGGGAATGGTCGTGGTGCTGGCGGGAGTGGGGATGACGCGGAGGCAGGGGACGGCGGCGACCGCTCAGGAGGCGACTGCTCACGAGGTGACCGCTCAGGAGGCGGCCGCGCCCCGACCCGACCCGGAGGACCACCCGACCGACGCTCAGCGCCCCCTCTCGGTGAACCGCCGATGA
- a CDS encoding L,D-transpeptidase, which produces MLRKRRTGLVATTGVLGGVLAVTALGGTSIAATGTDDAGNHATSPAQAQAKTPAPAQTPAKQGAVEASEARIEITPGQGSHHVGVDDPVGVTVGKGTLTKVTMTAVATGAEVPGTVSADRTSWKPDGPLKRATEYQIAAEAQDAKGRSASNNATITTVSPANDFIGHLSPEDGSTVGVGMPVSVTFDRAVDDRAAVQSEIQISSSSGQQVVGHWFGDHRLDFRPETYWNPGSTVTVTLTRDGIQKTVTFTIGRSQVSTVDAKTKQMTVVRNGKTIRTIPISSGSAEHPTYNGQMVISEKYSHIHMNGASVGLNEKNGKPSYDIKAVPHAMRLTDSGTFIHGNYWGADSVFGKVNTSHGCVGLRDVRGGGNDRQPAAWFFDHSLTGDVVIVKNSKDKTRLAPDNGLSDWNMPWSEWVAGSATG; this is translated from the coding sequence ATGCTGAGGAAACGACGCACCGGACTGGTGGCTACGACCGGCGTTCTTGGCGGCGTGCTCGCGGTCACGGCCCTCGGCGGTACAAGCATCGCTGCCACCGGCACCGACGACGCCGGGAACCACGCCACATCACCTGCACAGGCGCAGGCGAAGACACCGGCACCAGCACAGACACCGGCGAAGCAGGGCGCCGTGGAAGCCTCCGAGGCCCGCATAGAGATCACGCCCGGGCAAGGCAGTCACCACGTCGGCGTCGACGACCCGGTCGGTGTCACCGTCGGCAAGGGCACGCTCACCAAGGTGACCATGACCGCCGTCGCGACCGGGGCCGAGGTCCCGGGCACCGTGTCCGCGGACCGCACGTCCTGGAAGCCGGACGGCCCGCTGAAGCGTGCCACCGAGTATCAGATCGCCGCAGAGGCACAGGACGCCAAGGGCCGCTCCGCCAGCAATAACGCCACGATCACCACGGTCTCCCCGGCCAACGACTTCATCGGGCACCTCTCCCCCGAGGACGGCTCGACCGTCGGCGTGGGCATGCCGGTGTCGGTCACCTTCGACAGGGCGGTCGACGACCGGGCCGCCGTGCAGTCGGAGATCCAGATCAGCTCCAGCAGCGGCCAGCAGGTCGTCGGCCACTGGTTCGGCGACCACCGCCTCGACTTCCGCCCGGAGACCTACTGGAACCCCGGCTCCACCGTCACCGTCACGCTCACCAGGGACGGCATCCAGAAGACGGTCACGTTCACGATCGGCCGCAGCCAGGTCAGCACCGTCGACGCGAAGACGAAGCAGATGACCGTCGTCAGGAACGGCAAGACGATCAGAACCATCCCGATCTCGTCAGGCAGCGCCGAGCACCCGACGTACAACGGTCAGATGGTGATCTCCGAGAAGTACAGCCACATCCACATGAACGGTGCGAGCGTCGGCCTCAACGAGAAGAACGGCAAGCCCTCGTACGACATCAAGGCCGTGCCGCACGCCATGCGTCTCACCGACTCGGGCACGTTCATCCACGGCAACTACTGGGGCGCCGACTCGGTCTTCGGCAAGGTCAACACCAGCCACGGCTGCGTGGGGCTGAGGGACGTCAGGGGTGGCGGCAACGACAGGCAGCCCGCCGCGTGGTTCTTCGACCACTCGCTGACCGGTGACGTCGTGATCGTCAAGAACTCCAAGGACAAGACCAGGCTCGCCCCGGACAACGGCCTCAGCGACTGGAACATGCCGTGGAGCGAGTGGGTCGCGGGCAGCGCGACCGGCTGA
- a CDS encoding PaaI family thioesterase codes for MRRSRTFEWSDPALSAGAVGDHSGLDFLREIVAGRLPAPPVAATLGFTLEEVEHGRAVFVLVPGEEHYNPIGSVHGGVFATLLDSAAGCAVQSVLPQGTGYTSLDLTLKFLRPVTVDTGKIRAIGTVLHSGRRTALAQAELRDSEDRLLAHATSSCMLFPVPPR; via the coding sequence ATGCGCAGGTCACGTACGTTCGAGTGGTCGGACCCGGCCCTCTCGGCCGGAGCCGTCGGAGATCACAGCGGCCTCGACTTCCTCCGCGAGATCGTGGCCGGACGGCTGCCCGCCCCACCCGTCGCCGCCACCCTGGGCTTCACCCTGGAGGAGGTCGAGCACGGCCGGGCGGTCTTCGTGCTGGTGCCGGGCGAGGAGCACTACAACCCGATCGGCAGCGTCCACGGCGGCGTCTTCGCCACGCTCCTCGACTCGGCGGCCGGCTGCGCCGTCCAGTCCGTGCTGCCCCAGGGCACGGGCTACACGTCGCTCGACCTGACCTTGAAGTTCCTGCGTCCGGTCACCGTCGACACCGGCAAGATCCGCGCCATCGGCACCGTCCTGCACAGCGGTCGCCGCACCGCGCTCGCCCAGGCGGAGCTGCGCGACTCCGAGGACCGGCTGCTGGCCCACGCCACCAGCAGTTGCATGCTGTTCCCCGTCCCGCCCCGCTGA
- a CDS encoding winged helix-turn-helix transcriptional regulator, translating to MRWLETSAENCTVHRTLDLIGEKWSLLLVRDAMNGVRRFDDFRRHIGLSEAVLADRLRKLVAAGILETVAYREQGRRARHEYRLTRKGWDLWPAMIALKQWGDQYTADPEGPPLEVRHADCGEPLRATVVCAEGHGPLSPPQARTRPGPSALPLG from the coding sequence ATGAGGTGGCTGGAGACGAGCGCTGAGAACTGCACGGTCCATCGCACTCTGGACCTGATCGGCGAGAAGTGGTCGTTGTTGCTGGTTCGGGACGCCATGAACGGCGTCCGGCGCTTCGACGACTTCCGGCGGCACATCGGACTGTCCGAGGCCGTCCTCGCGGACCGGCTGCGCAAGCTGGTGGCGGCCGGGATCCTGGAGACAGTCGCCTACCGTGAGCAGGGCCGTCGTGCCCGGCACGAGTACCGGCTCACCCGCAAGGGCTGGGATCTGTGGCCCGCGATGATCGCCCTCAAACAGTGGGGCGACCAGTACACGGCGGACCCGGAAGGGCCGCCCCTGGAGGTTCGCCATGCGGACTGCGGTGAGCCGCTGCGCGCGACGGTCGTCTGCGCCGAGGGGCACGGCCCGTTGAGTCCGCCGCAAGCCCGTACGCGCCCGGGCCCCTCGGCGCTGCCCCTCGGCTGA
- a CDS encoding family 2 encapsulin nanocompartment cargo protein terpene cyclase, whose translation MPDSGPLGSPPPERRPSPPTTVPDAPAPVVPDLAATRAASGFLAALHPPVTAPDPPPPPAPPSTARHTPDTTAAGSALQEVALQGIAFQGILRGPTGLGTSSLALSARCEPPPAQPVSATPAPPAAGRAVPGLYHHSVPEPDPVRVEEVSRRIKHWAEDEVQLYPEEWEGQFDGFSVGRYMVACHPDAPTVDHLMLATRLMVAENAVDDCYCEDHGGSPVGLGGRLLLAHTTLDHLHTTAEYASAWQESLVSDAPRRAYRSAMGYFVRAATPSQADRYRHDMARLHMGYLAEAAWAQTGHVPEVWEYLAMRQFNNFRPCPTITDTVGDYELPADLHARPDMQRVIALAGNATTIVNDLYSYTKELDSPGVHLNLPVVIAERERLSERDAYLKAVEVHNELQHAFETAAADLAKACPLPPVLRFLRGVAAWVDGNHDWHRTNTYRYSLPDFW comes from the coding sequence ATGCCCGACTCCGGGCCCCTCGGATCACCCCCGCCCGAGCGGCGACCGAGCCCGCCCACGACCGTGCCCGACGCCCCCGCGCCGGTGGTCCCCGACCTTGCGGCCACGCGGGCCGCCTCCGGCTTTCTGGCAGCACTGCATCCGCCGGTCACGGCCCCCGACCCGCCACCGCCCCCGGCGCCCCCCTCCACCGCACGACACACGCCGGACACGACCGCGGCCGGTTCCGCCCTCCAGGAGGTCGCCCTCCAGGGGATCGCCTTCCAAGGAATCCTGCGCGGCCCCACCGGACTGGGCACGTCCTCCCTCGCACTGTCCGCCAGGTGCGAACCCCCGCCTGCGCAACCGGTGTCCGCGACACCCGCTCCGCCCGCCGCGGGCCGAGCCGTCCCCGGGCTCTACCACCATTCCGTCCCGGAGCCCGATCCCGTGCGCGTCGAGGAGGTCAGCCGCCGGATCAAGCACTGGGCCGAGGACGAGGTGCAGCTCTATCCCGAGGAATGGGAGGGACAGTTCGACGGCTTCTCCGTCGGCCGCTACATGGTGGCCTGCCACCCCGACGCTCCGACGGTCGACCACCTGATGCTCGCCACGCGGCTCATGGTGGCCGAGAACGCGGTGGACGACTGCTACTGCGAGGACCACGGGGGGTCACCCGTCGGTCTCGGCGGGCGTCTCCTCCTCGCGCACACGACGCTCGACCACCTCCACACCACGGCGGAGTACGCCTCGGCGTGGCAGGAGTCCCTCGTCTCGGACGCCCCCCGCCGGGCGTACCGCAGCGCGATGGGCTACTTCGTCCGCGCGGCCACACCCTCGCAGGCCGACCGCTACCGGCACGACATGGCCCGGCTGCACATGGGCTACCTGGCGGAAGCCGCCTGGGCCCAGACCGGCCACGTCCCGGAGGTGTGGGAGTACCTGGCGATGCGCCAGTTCAACAACTTCCGCCCCTGCCCCACCATCACCGACACCGTCGGCGACTACGAACTGCCCGCGGATCTGCACGCGCGGCCGGACATGCAGCGGGTCATCGCCCTCGCGGGCAACGCGACCACCATTGTCAACGACCTCTACTCGTACACCAAGGAACTCGACAGCCCGGGCGTCCACCTGAACCTGCCGGTGGTGATCGCGGAACGCGAGCGGCTCTCCGAGCGCGACGCCTATCTGAAGGCCGTCGAGGTCCACAACGAACTCCAGCACGCCTTCGAGACCGCCGCGGCCGACCTCGCGAAGGCCTGCCCGCTGCCCCCGGTGCTGCGCTTCCTCCGGGGAGTGGCCGCCTGGGTCGACGGCAACCACGACTGGCACCGCACCAACACCTACCGATACAGCCTTCCCGACTTCTGGTAA